One Glycine max cultivar Williams 82 chromosome 8, Glycine_max_v4.0, whole genome shotgun sequence genomic window, GAACCTAAGACATTACTAAAGGAGAACTAGGCTTCTTAACCTCTTGGACCAACAGGCAATGGTAAACAAAAAGTAGAAGATTGTGCATCACTCTCCACCCTCACCCTAAACAAGGGattcaaaaaaagagaaattgcTGTAATTGGATAACTGATTGAACCGTGCATACAAATATGGTTCAGGTGGTTGAGACTGAGACAAGAAAGAAGGCCTTAAACTATATTTGCATATGCCTAAACCCCAGGCCAAAAATTAGTTAGTAATAGTTCTCAGCTTATAGCTTTGGGCCCAGGAATCCATTTCTAAGCCAGGGAGCCTCTGTTTTTATACTTACTGCGTTTTGTATACTCCATTTCCATTattacaatctccctttagttTTGTCTCATCAATAACACACTGCTAGAGTGTTAGTTAGACTCCGACCATATTAGAAACCTGACAATTAGCTGATCTTAGATATTCTcacattaattttcaaaatgaaggaCTATCTTTGATTCtgagtttttaaaatttgtataatgCTAATGGCACATAGGCTTCTGGGTAGCACCCAATACTGGGCTATCAATTTTCCTGGACGATTGGATATGTACAAATACTCTGGCATTTGCAGGAAATGTTATGAAAAATCCTCAAAGGCTATATATCTAGTGAGACAGGAAAATTTAGAAGGTCAAACAGAATCAATTACTTACCAATTGCATAACCAAACAAATTGATGAGTGTTAACTTTGTATCAGCAAACAGAACAGCAGACAGTAAGACAACCACCCAATCCTTGACAACTCCGGCAACACGAATGGTTAAAGCACTTGTATGTGTAATCACAAGGAAAACTGATAAGTTTAGAGCAAAAGTACAAAGGCAGTTGAGGATAAGCAAAACAGGTGGGAAGTTCCATGGTCCATGTTCATCCATCTTCGGTTTCTCCAGAAATATCCATGGAAGGAACAAACAAATTGCACTGCAGAAGAATCCAAAATTATTTCCATAGGAATTAATTCACAGTACACAGAATCTATTCAAACATTAGTGTAGCAGTAAGTGAAATTACTAAAAGAAACACTTGCCTGCAGGGACTAACATAATACATCACGGATAAAGGGTTCAACTTAAGACCTTTCCTCTTAACAAAAATCTCCATGAAGATAAGTCTCAGAGCTTCACCAACAACACCTCCCATTTGGTAAACTACTCCAATCCAGTTTATATTTATCTCTCCATAAGAAGCTACTAGAACACCAAAACTAATCACTGACATGATTAATAGCATTTTGTAGCTCATTACCTCAAGTCCTGCAGCTACTCCAAGCACAAAAACAGCTACAGGCACTGTGATTGACAATTGAAGAATCAAAGCATTATGCAATTAGTTGTCATATTGGAGAAAAAGTAAcgtgtaaatatatataatatataattactatAGTACATAATGTACAACTAAGGCAAGTTGATTAACCAATAGATCAGATGGTTTTAAATGCCTTATGATACACATTTGGTAATTATGCTTTCCATTGGTGATTGGTAGATATCCTAAATGGACAAAGATACCTAACTATTATCAATAAACAACAGGATCACTAAAACTTACTAATTGCCTTCAGCATTTGTGCAAAAGCAACAGAAATATACAGGTAGGCAGTATTTCCCAGCCAAAGAGTCATTGCAAACATGGCCCCAATTGGCACTACCGAAGTAGCGTATCTGAAACAATCAAGGTATAATTACAACTGGAATTTGGAAACATCTTATGCATTTAATGCAATAAACTATTAAGGTACATAGACttgaagttaaaaaatttaagatatgtGACACACACATACAAGATGTACATGCATAAGCGCAAGCATCAACCAGGAAAGTCCATTCTTACAAAACTAAAGCATGTAAAAGACAACagaaatttcacttaaaaaattcaaagaacCTAATCAACAAATATGCAGAAATTTCTTGAGCCGGTCACTTTGCAACAGGATTAGCtctagtttaatttttcaattcaaaacATGGCAGttgaatttctaaaacaaaGTTCACTTATAGAAAAGCCAACAAACAAATGGATTCAATCCATTTCTAGAAACAGCCAACACAAAACACTAAAATTGCAGCTATCCATTGTAAAGTTGTTAACTGGAAATCACAGTTTCACATGCCAATGCCACatccctgaaaaaaaaaatcttttatggTAATACAAAATTACCATTGTTATATCCCAAGTAACATATGTATCACCAGGGAACTGGGATATGAAGGAAAGAGAACAAGTCAACAAGTACATTTAATCAAAAGATTGTATTtaatcaaaagattcaaagaacaatgaagaatcaCTTGAAGTACAACATACAAATGATGTACAGTGGTCAATGTAACAATTTTAATCTTGGAAACAACAAAATAACTTAACTGTAAGTCTCTTAAAGACAAAATCATAAGTCATAACTAAGTCTTGTTATCAGTGTATAGTCTTATACGTAAGTTAAAAAGTAACATATAAGTAACCAAGTGGTTTCATAAGCTCCACAAGCTTACGTAAACTCTAGAGTTTGACAGGCACACAAACATATGTTGAAATTTATTGCTATTATTCTCAATCAGGAAATGTCCTAAGATCCCATTTTTAACATATCATGAGTCACCAACGGCCAGAGCAAGTATGACAGTCAAAACCTTACTATATAAATCAGCTATAAACTACAGAATGCTTCATTATTTACCCACATTTCAGGAGTCATTCCCTCCTCAACCTTCATAACCTGTAAGAAACAGATCATTAACCTGCATTGCATAACAGTAACTGATTAAACAACACAATACACCAAGCTCAAACCCGTACCTTCAGAATCTTGGTTAACACAAAACACAGAACAGAGGAGAAGACCATGTGAAGTAGAGTCAACCCCAAAGGATAAGGGAAGTTAATTTCCTTAGAAGACAAAACCCACTGCAGACAACAAATTGAAAAGACAGAATATGCATCAGCCACATAACAACACAGAATTTCAGCATTTTATCCTTGATTATTCATTCCTTAAAttgaaccaataaaaaattaagcataaatctAGCATAAAACACAGAATGCAATAATACTTCCAAAAATCAATCCAGGAGACAGCCAAACCATAAATGACTAAAATCAAAATCCAAACAAGCTCTGATACAAGGCACTCTGCCATTACCAGTTCACCGCCATCAATTCACAAATGAGACACGGCACGCAAAAAATTCCACAAAAGAAGTTAAAAACAAATTGCTTAATTGCCTCATCTCCAACACTGAACCCTACTCCAGAACCAGCCAAAttaaaattcctttacaactgAACAAAATGCTCAACTACCACTGCCAACCACAACTGACAAATCACTCCTCAGCATATCCAATTCCAATCAACAACAGCCCCCGCAAATTCATGCAAAACAACAATTCACAGACcagaataaaacaaataaaaaaaacaaaatcaaaaccaaaataGAAACACACAGACAGAGCATCGAATCCTAGCTTTGAAAATCAGCACGAATCCATTTCCGCGATATCTATGAGACAAAGCATTTTCGCGCAATTCACTGGGAAACAAACGGAGAAGAGAATGCGAGAGTTTGAAGTGATAGACGGTAACCTTGTTGAAGAAGATTTGGCCGCTGGAGAGAGTAATGTAGAGAAGAATGTACGCGTAGGTGAGGAAATTACGGTTCTTCAGATCCGCCATTGATGCAAACTGAACCCAACGTTTTTTCTTGTTTCAGCTTATTTACTTCACTGACTTTTTTTTTGCACCTTTCCAAAGATGCATCTGAAACCCGATTCGAAGAACATgtgaaaggaaataaaaaggattaaataaagttcatttgaatataaaaatatatagaatttaaataatacgcaagaaatatttttaataattaaattttattaatttataatttcaattttgttactttaaaatatgtttcgtgaataataataattataaaataaaaaaatttaaatatataactaaatttaaaataattaatggttatatatttaaaataataattaaagataaaaaatacaaattattattattattattattatatatcaatttatttatgcTAGATTAATAAACAACccgatttttttctattttaaaataagttttacaaACTGTtccttctaaaaaaataatgcatattttaatatatgtttatataGGCAATAAATTTTGCAATTATTACTTCTTacttaagaatattttaaaatatatatgaatttacaTCAAAGGAAAAATCATTAGAAGATcaaatcaaaacatcttgcaTATTTGAAAGCCGCAAGCCAACATTGTCCTCTTTACGTGTGGAGGCTGAACTTGGGAGATTTGAGGCTAAGcctaaaaatgaagaaaagtgtatttttgtttgttgtcaACCTAAGGCCGGGTGTAAGAAATCTGAGGCTGAGCGTGAGGACATTTGAGTTGCGCCCTGATGCCTTTTGTGAAGCTGAGAGCGTGGGAAGCCTTGAGACTAGCGGGAGAAGTGTTGATATGGCTTAAGgtgagattttaattttaatttgttgtttgaatttttttgttatgaagaatttaaaattttagaattttaaaacagaattttaaataactaaaaatgtgaaattttaattttttttttaaaaggtgaaaaattaaaattctctttgATAAAAATAACCTTTCAAAAAGGTTTATGTATTTCCTTTATAATCTTCATCCTCTCTCTTTCACGTGAAGGTTTTCGAAATCTCATTCTGGAACTCGCGACCCTTCTCTCACGCCGATGATCCTCTTCTTCAAGAAATACCGTCTTTGCTCCCACAGTGTCGATCTCTTGTGGGCATGGGGACACGTAGAACTGCACCCGCCAGGCGGCAGAGGAGAAGTCGTCACGAAGGGTCTGGACCATGTCGTGTGTCGAGAAGTCGTCACGAAGGATCTGGACCATGTCTTGTGCCGTTAACTGAATGTTGTGGTTGTCTAGTATACTGGTTCCCTCTGTGACTCCTCATGCcgcatcaatatttttctttttgggagCACATCAATCATatattctcttctttttgtatttatttttttttcaccctcacaattttaatttttttatccaaacacaattttgaaaataaaaaaatttcaattgaagtatttgaaattctttgaatttaaaatttcttaaaattttaaaaatgtcattttggAGCCATTGATGTTTCAGACCTTCTCTTGGCTTGGAGTGCTAGCTGGAGAGCTTCCCTTGGGTTCCCATGGCTTCTTTAagctttttcctttcttcttcatttttgttGCTATATATGTTTATGTGTAGCGAATTTCACCCTTATTAGGGTTTGATGTGGGTGACCCAAAACTCATGTATACTCTCGATGCTTTTAATTTAAGTTTGTTATTCATGTTATATGGTTGGAGTTATCCATTGTATTACTTGCCAAAGAAATAACAGTAATAGAAAAAATGTATGGAAATGtactttttatcattaaatgacAATGCCGGATATCTTTATATTTGTatgcttatttttaattaagtatatatatatatatatatatgttcaatttatttgttctttttcCTGCTAAACAACTATGCATTTAAAAACATCTCACTttctgttcattttttttcactttctttcatGAATCAaacatacttttattttattaaggcATCAATAAACATATACTAGGATACCAAGAGGAGGTGGTTTCATGATATTAGATGGGCAAAGTATAATGTGGACGATCCAGTGGGTGATGTATAGTGCTGGGTACTAAAATTTGATTGTTTGGCTTTGTTGAAAATATTGGCACCTGTTTGATGAGTCATATTTTGACACTAGATCATGGTTGGAATCATGGCTTGCGTTTAATGTGGGTGGAGGCATTGTAGCATTAGAATAGGCTGCATAGCTAGTGGATGCAAAATGATCGTGCAGATTAGGGAGCTTTTAGGAAAGGACTGCAGTGTATGTTCCCAGCAAGTAAGGGAAATAGGTACCTAACTTTTTAGCAAATTCTCTTTGTACATGTTTGGATAGACTTTCTTGGTGTACTTTAAGATAGACTTCTTGTTCCTAAGCATTTGCTTCTTTCTGCGTTAATTAGTTGTTGCAAGCTCATGATAGAAGACCTTGCTAAGGTCCCTCTCTTTAAAAGAATCTAGGCTTTGGTCCTTTAGCTCTTCTAACTCACCAAtgaaaaaataactttcaagttaatatattgttaaaaaaaatgtcaaaagttCCTCACAAAGACATTACAATAATCAAGGAAAATGAATTAATAGCATATAGATGTATTATTCATtgttaagaatttaaaatataaaaagatgacCAAAAAAATGTGAGACCATTTATCTTTATCCAGTATATgtctattaaacttaaaaaagaaaaagaatactcTAGCACTATGTAACCCTATAGTGGACTTTCCTTCTTCAAAGAAACGAGTTATAATGCAACTCATTAAAATTAGACCAAATTACAGTAACACTCTCTGAGATTTGTATAATTACACAAGCATTCCCTGCCTTTCTAACCATTACATTCATTTCCCTTGCCTTTTTAACCATAACATTCATTTCCCTTGTAGAGGGTGTTGAGGGAGTGTCAATGCAATGTTTTCAAACATATAAGGAGGTGTTAGTGTaatgttttcaaacttaaaGGGAATCAAtgtaggaaaataaaaagggagaGATTATGTGTAATTTGATAAATGCTCAAGGAGGTTTCTGTAATTTgctctaaaaattaattacaggATGCAAACTACAATTAACCACTATAAAGTAGAATCATGAACTCTTGCAATATTGATTTCTTGTGGTCCTTTTACATAGTCAATGAAAGCATTCTCTCTAAACTTTATTTTCCAAGCTTTCAACAGTATTCTCAGTTACCAGAGAGTTTGTTCCTTAGTAGAAACACACTTTTTAACACATTAACTTTCATTCGTTAAAATTTGTTGAACATGATGAAATCATAAGTACATAGACCCACTTAACTCTATAATTTCCtttaaatttcaaccaataataAAACGTATTGAAAGAATCTGTTAAATAATGTAGTACTAGTATTTCTCTCAGTACAATACATCTGCCTCTAAAAGTAATAGGGCACTGAGTATCAGGCTAACATAGTGGTTGCTAAAAGTGCTGCCTATAGTGCGTACAAAATTTGTGGTAGACAAAGATCACACAAATCTAGTTTACAGATGCTTCCCCGAAAGGAGCCTAAGAGAATGGACCTTGCAAAATCACAAGTTCTAAGAACATCCAATGATCTTTTGCTAATTATACAACTTTGGTTTCCTCAGGCCTCAAGAAGCATTATTCCTAAAGGGAGGAAGTAAGTTCAATTGCATAGAacttaccaaaaaaattattcaaaaatggTCATCTTTTTCGACAGATTGTCATCCCATCTCCAATAGGTACCTGGACTCTCCAAAAGAGTTAAAAGATTATAAATCAACTTGACAGAATTCATCTGAAAGTGTATTAATATATAAgcagaaaaaaatgttataacctACCATACTGATGCTTACACGCTTGTCTTCCATTaacttttcattaaaatttctaatgctGATAGTTTTAGGGTCATTTACCTGCACATGGTACATTAAGTCAACTTCATTTAACTGGAATATGGAAATGAAGCATAACACAGAAGAATATATTCACCAGCGGGTCAGAGACTTTTCCATGCCAAAGGAcattatcaattacaataagACCTCCAACCCTCACCTGCAACAGTAAATTATTCTGTGCATCAGTATAACAGTTCATAGGAACTAAGAAAAGATTTTTTGAATGCCTTTGACCATGTTATTATGTTCTTACCAGCTGTAGTAGCAGTTCAAAATATTTCTCGTTCATTTTTTTCTCAGCATCAATAAACGCAAAATCATAGCTGCATGAAAAGGAAATATTTCttaaattctattttacttGTTTTTTCTCTGACAATGTCATATCATATAGATGGCACCCTTGATTGACAATGAATATTGAAAGAGAACATAGCAAATGTGGAAGAGTTCCTAACCACAATAGCAGAATGAGAAATATCAAATCATATCATTGTGATGTTGAAAATCCAAATACCTTCCTGCTTCACCATTCAGAATTAAAGATTCTAGGGAATCCATTGCAAGTCCAAGTTTTACATCCACCTAGAGTGAGTTATGTCAAAACATCAGAAAATAAAGGCAGTACATAAGTATATAACAAAATGAGCCCATATATTCCAAAGAGATAAACAGAAATTTGGAACCTTTTCAAATCAAAAGTATATGAGCAGCATATACCTTATGTGAAACACCAGCTAGCTGATAATACTTCTTGGCAACATCAAGAGATTTGGCATCTCTTTCACAGGCAACTAAATGACCTGATTCTGGCAGAACTAATGCTATGGCTAGTGAAGAGTATCCCTGGGTCAAATTAACAATATAATACCTCATTACATAATGGAAGAGAAGTGGTATCATCTATGTAACATGAAGAAAACTAGTGAATACACTGTATAGTGTATAAAAATGAAGTACATACAGTATAAACACCAACTTCAATACACCGTTCTGCTCCAAGAATCTGCACAAGCATTGCGAGCAGCTGTGCCTGATCAGGGGACACCTATTAAAAAGGCAATGTGTTGTCAACATTTTACTTCTTGATAAGCAAGTGGGATAACGATGTGGAGCATGACAGACAAGAGAGACGGCAAGTGAGACTGCTGTGCATTAAGTTAATTAACAATCAAAGACTGCTATGTCCCCATACACAAGAAGTCTCTAGACTCTAGTTCTTTAACCAAATTGTCaaatttaggatttttttcCCCTCTAAATGAGATGTAAGTCACTCAtgtttatgcataaaaaaatataaaaataaataaataactcgtagacaacatattttcatttcatcaatAGTAGTATATAAATTAACTCAAGTAGTATACAAGTAACTAAACTTTATCTTTATGAGATTGCCAAGCTTTTAAAGAAACACTATTTGCATATTCATAATTAAGAGCAAACCAATATGCTCGGGATAAAGGATTCAAAATAATTGTACcttttattcattatttgttgttattcAAGGATTCATAATTACAAGCAGACCAATATGTTCAGCAGAAATGATTAATCATGTATAGCATCAATAGAaacaaataatgaataaaagGTACAATTATGCTACCCTACTTTCATAAAACCAAATGTGAAGTAGAAGCCCTTGCTTGCATGTTGAAGACATAATACATAAACATAAACTCAATATTTATATTAGTAAACTGTGCAAGTAAATTTGCACAAGAATAAAATGATTGGAGGCACCTGCATCTGACTTCCACGCATAGAGGCGGTCTCCTGTCGCAATTGCCTTAGAATCTGAAATGCAACTGCTTTACAATAAGTACGAAGGGCAACTTAATGAACACAGATTATCACAGTTGATATATGGAGCAATTGGTATGTTCCTGAGTCCTTACCTCTGGTTCTCGAACATTTTTTAGGACATAGTCATAAAGGCGGGGAGTGAGACTAACAACTTGCTTGTTGCTATAGTTTTCATCATTGGAAATAACAAACTCACTGGTGGAGCAGCTTCTGACAATTCGTTTCCACCTGCATCTGCATTCCCTGAAACGGAAGCAACAAGAAGAAGCACTGCAGTTCCACCTTTTTGGTGAGACATGAAGGGCTCCATTAGTAATAGCCCAAGTTGAAGAAAACGAATGAAAGCTTGCAGGTCTCTGTAGAGAAGCTAAAGGAAATTCATGGGGCAACATTGACCCCTGATGAAGCACCGAGTTGATGCTACTATTTGCCATAACCATACAACCTTGTAAGACAACAACTTATCTTCCTCGTACCCCTCACTTTCAAGTACCCTTCTGCCTTTTTTTCCTAAGAGGCAATTTTACAAACACATGGTTGGCATTGGACTTAGACCAACAGAAGATGCCCACCAACCTAACTATGACTAAAATGATTCTTAGTAGGACACAATCTATCTTACAAGCCACAAACACAATCTATATTACCATCCAAAGCCAAAATTACAAAGGATGTtaggaaaattttaaattttaagaaaaattagttTGGGAGTAATGTAACATCCTACGATTCtttctaataatttataatgaaagtattaaagaaaaaataaatatatccaacatcttgaaaatattaaaaacatttaagataaggtatgatattttaaaattgttattatttttttaaaataaagggacaaatataatttttgaaaaatacattAATCTATGCATCGActgataataatatatatataaaaaaagagctTGAATTGAAACTTATAGAGGGTGTTGGTGGGTCAGCTCATTCAttattcatttgaattttggaGTACTTTTCGAGACGCTGCATGCACAGTGCATGCACTGTACACTTATCTATCCGCAAAGAGTTTTATCAATTTATTGCGGTTTAAGGTAGGCTCTCGTAATCGTTGCCATTAATTCATGTTTCAAAATCTATAGTCATAGAAATAacgtaataaaataaaataattatttatttatataaaaataaatcaatattttgtgatgtgaatgttttatgataaaataaaaaaatatttttatttatactctcaagtttttttgaaaaaagtttgaatgaaataaaataaaataacttataacatatttcatcttatttacaaaaattaaataacaaagttggtgtcattttatttcatttcattctatttatctaagtgtattcttttttttcactcagcaaaaaaaaaagtgtatcattttttttattagcgcTATCTAAGTGTATTCTAAATCTATTTAGGgttggtaaatattttttatatagtagGGTTGGTAAATATAATGATAGGTTTTAAGCTGGATAAGTATAATGATTTTTCAATAGCTTCgtatatcatgattttggtttattttgtaaccttattttttattattactttattgaaataaacctaaaaaataataatatttatttaggcTAAATTACTATGTCAGTCAATATACTTTCATTAGtgactaaaatgaaatataattaaaaagatttaacggggtttttatatttttaatgtttttcgagtaaatgaaaaattaaaggagACAAAGGCATAAGGACAGAAAAAAGAAGGATCAGGATTCAGGACTCCGAAGTTTGAAATAGCTGCACGTGATCCttcacctttattttttttttgtttttgttttatgttaataGATTGGGTTAAATGTGCTGAATAAAATATCAGCCCTTGGATCTTACCTCCAGGGTTCAAATTGGAACTGCAGATGAACGAattaggaaaaagaaagggatgACAATTTAATCAGAATATAGGAGGGAGACGTAAGATATGAGAAAATTGACATATGTGGCTGAATTGCAgtcaataaaatttgttattcacatatataaatatcaaaacattatctaaaaaaaatggtaCTAATATACGTCTTTCCTTTTTAAATCACTTACCACAACAACAGAAGCAACTTAATCTATGTATAGTGTGTGTTTgacgtaaaaaaataattattagctTCTAAAAATCgcgtataaaattttaaaaatatgtgaaaTCAAACACATTATAGTCATTAAAGGGGTTAATAAGTTCAGTTAGTTGAGTTAGTTCAAGAAGATgtgtaaaatattataaatcttctgatgcatatttttaattgctacaaataaaaaaaacatgtgtcAAGACGCCATTAGTAATCatgtaatcttttgaaaatgggTAAATTTGAAGTGATGACGCATATTGTCTTAGTAAGATGATAGATGCTCCTGCCTATACTTTACATTATCTATAGGCATATATAGCCTAATCCGCTTGCACCACTTCTTCACACAAGGGCAATGGCACATGATGAGAGGGTACTATTATTCTTCTGTTTTCAGGACTCCAAACACATGAAAAAGATAGGAACAAATAAACAGTTTCTctcatatatagatatatatttttttctttttcattattatttagaGATGGAAATGATAATGGAGAAACAAAAGAGTGCTGTGAAACACACAAGGCGTTTGTGGCTGAGAAGCACCTCACTTTGTTGATGAGATTTGGTTCAAAATAATGCTCACCTCCAAAAGCTCATCCActtcaaaaaaaattccaattctCCTTTCCTTTCATTTGCACGTATACACATtacaacaagtttttttttttttttgaggccCATCTAACTTTGTCTCTATTCCACCACGTATTTATCAGCCCTTGctatttttcacttcacttccgTTCTGTTTCTATCCCTCACTAGGAGCTCTTCTCCATTGGTTCTTCATCTgcatgcacacacttgcatagTTTTGGAAACCAAGGTCTGGTTTTTGTTTCTCAtcagtcatatatatatagtttgtttCCAACTTTCCATGCTCAATATGTCACAACTTTATGTGGTCTTTATAATCATGCTTCTTTGTTTAAGACAGACTATAGCAGAAACGAAGATTGAATAGTAGTGTTTGTGTTGTGTGTATGCCAATGATTTCAATCTTGGTGGTTTGTTAAAC contains:
- the LOC100776085 gene encoding probable sugar phosphate/phosphate translocator At3g14410 produces the protein MADLKNRNFLTYAYILLYITLSSGQIFFNKWVLSSKEINFPYPLGLTLLHMVFSSVLCFVLTKILKVMKVEEGMTPEIYATSVVPIGAMFAMTLWLGNTAYLYISVAFAQMLKAIMPVAVFVLGVAAGLEVMSYKMLLIMSVISFGVLVASYGEININWIGVVYQMGGVVGEALRLIFMEIFVKRKGLKLNPLSVMYYVSPCSAICLFLPWIFLEKPKMDEHGPWNFPPVLLILNCLCTFALNLSVFLVITHTSALTIRVAGVVKDWVVVLLSAVLFADTKLTLINLFGYAIAIAGVAAYNNCKLKKETSRDTSDDSDPESSQMQESQPLTSR
- the LOC100776619 gene encoding O-methyltransferase MdmC isoform X2; amino-acid sequence: MVMANSSINSVLHQGSMLPHEFPLASLQRPASFHSFSSTWAITNGALHVSPKRWNCSASSCCFRFRECRCRWKRIVRSCSTSEFVISNDENYSNKQVVSLTPRLYDYVLKNVREPEILRQLRQETASMRGSQMQVSPDQAQLLAMLVQILGAERCIEVGVYTGYSSLAIALVLPESGHLVACERDAKSLDVAKKYYQLAGVSHKVDVKLGLAMDSLESLILNGEAGSYDFAFIDAEKKMNEKYFELLLQLVRVGGLIVIDNVLWHGKVSDPLVNDPKTISIRNFNEKLMEDKRVPIGDGMTICRKR
- the LOC100776619 gene encoding O-methyltransferase MdmC isoform X1, whose protein sequence is MVMANSSINSVLHQGSMLPHEFPLASLQRPASFHSFSSTWAITNGALHVSPKRWNCSASSCCFRFRECRCRWKRIVRSCSTSEFVISNDENYSNKQVVSLTPRLYDYVLKNVREPEILRQLRQETASMRGSQMQVSPDQAQLLAMLVQILGAERCIEVGVYTGYSSLAIALVLPESGHLVACERDAKSLDVAKKYYQLAGVSHKVDVKLGLAMDSLESLILNGEAGSYDFAFIDAEKKMNEKYFELLLQLVRVGGLIVIDNVLWHGKVSDPLVNDPKTISIRNFNEKLMEDKRVSISMVPIGDGMTICRKR